The sequence below is a genomic window from Campylobacter sp. MIT 12-8780.
AGAGTCAGCACATACTCAAACAACACAAGAAACCCCAAGCCAAAAAAGCGATGAGATCATCGATGAGCTTAGCAAAAGTATAGCCGCAGCTGTAAATGAAAGTATTAAAGATGATACTTTAAAAGCTGCTTTAAAGGGTATGAATATGAACATTAGCATTAACATCAAATTTGATGAGAAAGCTTAAACGTGCAAGGTGGTTATATACTTTTGATCTCTGGACCAAGCGGGGCAGGTAAATCCACGCTTTTAACTCATTTGATGAGCGAATTTAAAGATGAGCTTTATTTTTCTATCTCTTGCACCACAAGAAAACCTCGAGATGGCGAGATAGATGGGGTTCATTATCATTTTGTAAGTGAGGCAGATTTTCAAAAAGGTATAGATGAGGGAGCCTTTTTAGAATGGGCTAAGGTGCATAATAACTTTTATGGCACCTCTTTAAAGCACACTCAAAAAGCCCTTGCTGAGGGTAGAGTGGTGATTTTTGACATCGATGTGCAAGGTTTTTGCATAGTCAAAGAAAAACTTAAAGATGAATTAAGCTCAGTTTTTATCACAACAAAGACAAAAAATGAACTTGAAAAAAGACTTATTAATCGAAAAACTGATACAATAGACACGATCAAAAAACGTCTCATTGTAGCTGAAAATGAGATGAATTTCATCGCTCAATATGATTTTTTAATCATCAATGAGGACTTAGAACAAAGTTATAAAGAGCTTAAAGCTGTCTTTAAAGCGTGCAAAAAACGCGTGCAAAGTAAGGCTGTAGCTGAAATTCAAACTCAATGGTATAAAGGAGAATAAAATGGGTTTAAGTTCTATAGGACCGGGACAATGGCTGATTATCTTACTTATCATCGTGCTTTTATTTGGGGCAAAAAAAATTCCAGAGCTTGCAAAAGGCTTAGGTAAAGGCATAAAAACCTTTAAAAGCGAGATGAGTAATGATGAAGATGAGGCAAATAAAAATTCTGCAAAGCTTGAAGAAAAGCCAGATGCAAAGGTTTTTACAAGCGATGAGGGCATAAAAAGCGACGAGCAAAAGAAAGCTTAAGTTTTGAAAACAAGAGTGTATGAGTGCGTAAAGCAAGGCTTAGAGCAAGACTTTGTGCTTGAAAGCCCAAAGGATAAAAACCTTGCTCATTTTGCAACCCCACTTGCCTTTTCTTTGGCTAAGGAGTTAAGAAAAAATCCTAAGCTTATCGCTGAGGAATTAGCTCATAAATTTAAAGATGAAACACTTTTTGAAAAGGTTGAGGCTGTTAATGGCTATGTGAATTTTAAGCTTTCGCGTGAGTTCTTAAACGATGAAGCCACAAAGGCTTTAAGCAAGAGTGAGGATTTTGCAAAAGGAAGTGTTAAAAAGCAAAGTTTTTTGCTTGAATATGTGAGTGCAAATCCTACAGGACCGCTTCACATAGGACATGCTAGAGGGGCTGTTTTTGGCGATACTTTAGCTAGGGTAGCAAGGCATTTGGGTTTTAAATTTGACACTGAATATTATATCAATGATGCAGGTAATCAAATCGAGCTTCTAGGACTTTCAGTGCTTTTGGCTGTGCGTGAAAATGAGCTTAAACAAAACGTTGTTTATCCTGATCAGTATTATAAGGGCGAGTATATCAAAGAGCTTGCTAAGGAAGCTTTGGCTGAGTTTGGGGCGGATTTTTTTGAAGAAAAAAATATCTCTAAAATCGCTTCTTGGGCAAAGGATAAAATGCTTATTGAGATCAAAGCAACTTTAGCCACAGCGCGTATAAAAATCGATCATTTCATCAGTGAATTAAGCTTGTATAAAGAGCTTAACGCTACACTTGAGGCTTTAAAAGCAAATCATGCTAGCTATGAAAAAGAGGGCAAAATTTGGCTTAAGTCAAGTCAAAAAGGCGATGAAAAAGACCGCGTCATCGTGCGAGAAGATGGGCGAGGAACTTACCTTGCTGCTGATATAGTCTATCATAAAGATAAACTAAGCAGAGGCTATGATAAGTGTATCAATATCTGGGGAGCTGATCATCACGGCTACATAGCTAGGATGAAAGCAGCGATGAGTTTTCTTGGTTTTGATGAGAATAAACTTGAAGTGATTTTAGCGCAAATGGTTTCCTTACTTAAAGATGGCGAGCCTTATAAGATGAGTAAGAGGGCTGGAAATTTCATACTTATGCAAGAAGTGCTTGATGAGATAGGAGCTGATGCCTTGCGTTTTATCTTTTTAAGTAAAAAATGCGATACACATCTTGAGTTTGACATTAATGAACTTAAAAAGCAAGATAGCTCAAATCCGGTTTTTTATATCAACTACGCACACGCGCGCATTCATCAAGTATTTGCAAAGTCTGGCAAGAGTGTAGAGCAAGTTATCAACGCTGATCTAAGTAAGCTCAATGATGAGGCTTTAAATTTGCTTTTTGAAAGCTTAAATTTACATGCTATTTTATGCGATGCTTTTGAAAATAGAGCTTTGCAAAAGATAGCAGACTATCTAAAAAGCCTAGCAGCAAGCTTTCATAAATTCTACAATGAAAACAAAGTGCTAGGCACAGATAATGAAGACGCCCTACTAAAACTCTTTGCAGTAGTGGCTCTAAGCATAAAAACAGCCCTAAAGCTTATGGGTATAGAAGCAAAAGATAAGATGAATGCTGATGAGCTGAAGTAGGATTTGTCTTTTTTGCGTATTTTTTCTTAACACAAAAGTATTCAAGCCCATAAATTGGGCTTTTTCTTAAAAGTTAAGTTTTTGTAAAATCATCATTGCAAAACTATAGCCCCAAAAACTACATAAGGTGTGTAAATTTCTATATCATAGTCGCTATATCGATGATAAATTTCCTCAATGCCAGCCTTTGCAATGCTCTCGCGCAGATCAAGCACCCCACAAAGCGCACCCATATAGCTACGACCATCTTTATAATCAGCAAGCACTGATTCTATGTATTCAGGCACACTTTCTAGCTCATCATTTGTCATTATATGGTTTTTGTTTGCATACACTTGTATCGCAAAAGTTGCTACTTTTAAGCCCTCAAATTGCAATTTTTTGATATCTCTTATTTGCTCGCGTGCTTGCGAGATGATCTCAAGGCAAATCGTATTAAATTCAGCACTAGCTTTGGTGCTTACATTAAGCCAAAGGTATTTGTGTTCTATCCATATCTGCAAAGCTTCCTCGCCTTTGCCTAGCTGACACCACAAATCCACACTACGCGTGTTTTTATCCTTGCCTTGTGCATTTCTTATAGGTTTTTTTGAGCCTTTGCAATCAAGTCCTACTTCACTATAAACATAAGGCGTGATTAGGTGCAAAGCGTGTGCCATACTTGCATATCCAGTTCTTTCACCAAGTATAAAAGGAAATTCACCGATATCTTTTTGCATGGTTAGATTGATCTCAAATACTTTGTATGCAAAGTCGTTAAAGAATTTTTTAAATTTCCTACCATTGGTAAAACTATCACTTTTGTAATGTTTATCAAGTAGATAATACTTTGCGTATTTAAAATTTTCCATTCTTTTTTTCCTTGATTTGAATTGTTTATATAAGCTATTTTATCATAATTTTTCCTGCTTTGGCATATTCTTTGTCTTTAAGCTCATTTATCGTATCAATGATGATACCAACGACGATATTAAGGATTACAAAGCTTGCTACGAGTATAAAACTCACAAAAAGTATCCACGCATAAGGGTAGAGTTCTAAGATGGGACGCACTATATTTTCACTCCAACCTTCTAAAGTCATGATTTGAAAAAGGGTATAAAAACTTCTACCTAAATTTCCAAAATACTGCGGAAAATCAACCCCAAAAAACTCTACACAAAGCACCCCATACACATACAAAACAAAAAGTAAAACTACACCCGTGCAAGCAACACTTGGTAGAGATCTTAACATAACTGAAACGATAAAATTAACTTGTGGCAGTGTAGAAAACAAGCGAAATAAGATAAAAACTCGCAAAAAGCGAAGTATGGAAAGATCGCCAAGTATTGGTGAAGCAGAGATTGCGATAACAATAAGATCAAAGATATTTAGCTTTGATTTAAAAAAGCTTAAACGCAAAGCTACAATTTTTGCAAGCATTTCAATGCAGAAAAACCAAAGGCAAAGATTGTTTAAGTTATGCAATATA
It includes:
- a CDS encoding twin-arginine translocase TatA/TatE family subunit produces the protein MGLSSIGPGQWLIILLIIVLLFGAKKIPELAKGLGKGIKTFKSEMSNDEDEANKNSAKLEEKPDAKVFTSDEGIKSDEQKKA
- a CDS encoding ion transporter → MLKLLHKFENFINSKFTNYLISSVVLFNAIILGLMTETNLKQNTILHNLNNLCLWFFCIEMLAKIVALRLSFFKSKLNIFDLIVIAISASPILGDLSILRFLRVFILFRLFSTLPQVNFIVSVMLRSLPSVACTGVVLLFVLYVYGVLCVEFFGVDFPQYFGNLGRSFYTLFQIMTLEGWSENIVRPILELYPYAWILFVSFILVASFVILNIVVGIIIDTINELKDKEYAKAGKIMIK
- the argS gene encoding arginine--tRNA ligase, translating into MKTRVYECVKQGLEQDFVLESPKDKNLAHFATPLAFSLAKELRKNPKLIAEELAHKFKDETLFEKVEAVNGYVNFKLSREFLNDEATKALSKSEDFAKGSVKKQSFLLEYVSANPTGPLHIGHARGAVFGDTLARVARHLGFKFDTEYYINDAGNQIELLGLSVLLAVRENELKQNVVYPDQYYKGEYIKELAKEALAEFGADFFEEKNISKIASWAKDKMLIEIKATLATARIKIDHFISELSLYKELNATLEALKANHASYEKEGKIWLKSSQKGDEKDRVIVREDGRGTYLAADIVYHKDKLSRGYDKCINIWGADHHGYIARMKAAMSFLGFDENKLEVILAQMVSLLKDGEPYKMSKRAGNFILMQEVLDEIGADALRFIFLSKKCDTHLEFDINELKKQDSSNPVFYINYAHARIHQVFAKSGKSVEQVINADLSKLNDEALNLLFESLNLHAILCDAFENRALQKIADYLKSLAASFHKFYNENKVLGTDNEDALLKLFAVVALSIKTALKLMGIEAKDKMNADELK
- the gmk gene encoding guanylate kinase translates to MQGGYILLISGPSGAGKSTLLTHLMSEFKDELYFSISCTTRKPRDGEIDGVHYHFVSEADFQKGIDEGAFLEWAKVHNNFYGTSLKHTQKALAEGRVVIFDIDVQGFCIVKEKLKDELSSVFITTKTKNELEKRLINRKTDTIDTIKKRLIVAENEMNFIAQYDFLIINEDLEQSYKELKAVFKACKKRVQSKAVAEIQTQWYKGE